From one Triticum urartu cultivar G1812 chromosome 3, Tu2.1, whole genome shotgun sequence genomic stretch:
- the LOC125546407 gene encoding disease resistance protein PIK6-NP-like, whose protein sequence is MEVAMLAIRPLLPKLGSLLAGEFTLEKRVRKGIDTLNRELKLMHAALGKVAKVPPDQLDEGVKIWAGMVRDLAYHMEDIVDTFMVRVYDGSSNPKNRVKKLLKKTGRLFSKGKDHHRISDALKQAVARAEQLAEQRQRYEVETPDTGPGISIGPRIKAMYTDVTELIGIEEPREELINMLLQGDDWSNNPLKTVSIVGFGGLGKTTLAKTVYDKIKVKFDCRAFVSVSQNPDIKKILKDILFGLDKDKYAKIYNVSREASHLIDELIEFLNDKRYLIIIDDIWDEESWEIIKLSFFKKSLGSRLITTTRNVNVAKACCTSTDDIYRMKPLCDDVSRRLFCKRVFSPSEGCPHELLEVSQHILKKCGGIPLAIITIASLLANNHRMKTKDHWDAVLNSIGRGLTEDRNVKEMKKILLFSYYDLPSYLKPCLLYLSIFPEDHLIMRRQLILKWISEGIVYSEEEETSLYELGDSYFNELVNRSMIQPIGIDEEEKVEACRVHDMVLDLICSLASEENFVTILNGTKRIIPDSQSKVRRLSIQNSNVEVATISMAQVRSISIFTNDNVDQPYKVSSCPVLRVSDLEYCPSPDTWNFLHLRLLRLKGHGVKELPMEIGKLLFLQVLDISETSIKEIPSSIVALGRLMYLHLGSGVKLPSGVGNLTSLEVLMGLTVGKTRGSSDSCNHHLVKELCNLTKLRVLHLYWGVLDESIAKTLVESLSNLHRLQVLEIFGGKGGHVNLMHDGWVPSQQLRRVFIMDCSFWTLPAWINPSSLPLLSYLVITLSKVRPEDIPLLGMLPALRHLSLSVDGYGSRPGLVVTEMEKSVVTADAFPCVEVCCFHGIVIAPSKFPRGAAPRLKGLHFWFPARWIVRGDNDLSMGHLPSLKEVWVCLLHRQASDEVVEEADAALRAAAEDHPNRPVIKINRI, encoded by the exons ATGGAGGTCGCCATGCTGGCCATCCGTCCCCTCCTCCCGAAGCTGGGGAGCCTGCTCGCAGGCGAGTTCACCTTGGAGAAGCGCGTGAGGAAAGGCATCGACACCCTCAACAGGGAGCTGAAGCTGATGCATGCCGCCCTCGGCAAGGTGGCCAAAGTGCCGCCGGATCAGCTCGACGAGGGGGTCAAGATCTGGGCAGGAATGGTGAGGGACCTGGCCTACCACATGGAGGACATCGTCGACACCTTCATGGTGCGCGTCTATGATGGATCTTCCAACCCGAAGAACAGAGTGAAGAAGTTACTCAAGAAGACAGGCAGATTATTTAGTAAGGGTAAAGATCACCATCGAATCTCCGATGCTCTAAAACAAGCGGTTGCTCGGGCTGAACAGTTGGCTGAGCAGCGCCAAAGGTACGAGGTGGAGACGCCAGACACTGGCCCTGGTATTAGCATTGGTCCTCGCATCAAGGCTATGTACACAGATGTGACAGAGCTCATTGGCATCGAAGAACCACGAGAAGAGTTGATCAACATGTTACTTCAGGGTGATGATTGGTCGAATAATCCATTGAAGACGGTCTCAATTGTTGGATTTGGCGGGTTAGGCAAGACGACTCTTGCCAAAACAGTGTATGACAAGATCAAAGTGAAATTTGATTGTCGTGCCTTTGTGTCGGTTTCTCAGAATCCCGACATAAAGAAAATATTGAAGGATATTCTTTTTGGGCTTGACAAGGACAAGTATGCAAAGATATATAATGTATCACGAGAAGCAAGCCATCTCATAGACGAACTCATTGAATTCCTCAATGACAAAAG GTATCTCATCATAATTGATGACATATGGGATGAAGAATCATGGGAAATAATCAAGCTTTCTTTCTTCAAGAAGAGTCTCGGAAGTCGATTAATCACGACAACCCGCAATGTCAATGTCGCTAAAGCATGTTGCACTTCTACTGATGATATTTATAGAATGAAACCTCTTTGTGATGATGTCTCAAGAAGGCTCTTCTGCAAAAGAGTATTTTCTCCCAGTGAAGGATGTCCTCATGAGTTGTTGGAAGTATCTCAACACATCTTGAAGAAATGTGGCGGAATACCATTAGCCATTATCACTATAGCAAGTCTTCTGGCTAATAATCACCGGATGAAAACAAAGGACCACTGGGATGCCGTGCTCAACTCCATTGGCCGTGGACTCACAGAAGATCGCAATGTaaaggagatgaagaagatatTATTATTCAGCTATTATGATCTACCTTCTTATCTTAAGCCATGCTTATTGTATCTCAGTATCTTTCCAGAAGATCATCTGATTATGAGACGCCAGCTGATATTGAAATGGATATCTGAAGGTATCGTTTATAGTGAAGAAGAAGAGACTAGCTTATATGAGCTCGGTGACAGCTACTTCAATGAGTTAGTAAACAGAAGTATGATACAGCCGATAGGTATTGATGAGGAAGAGAAAGTAGAAGCTTGTCGTGTACACGATATGGTGCTTGACCTCATATGTTCATTGGCTAGTGAAGAGAACTTTGTCACTATATTGAATGGCACCAAGAGAATAATTCCTGACTCACAAAGCAAGGTCCGAAGATTGTCAATCCAAAATAGCAATGTAGAAGTGGCTACCATCAGTATGGCTCAAGTAAGATCAATTTCTATTTTCACAAATGATAATGTTGACCAGCCGTACAAAGTTTCAAGCTGTCCAGTTTTGCGTGTGTCGGATTTAGAATATTGTCCGTCTCCAGACACTTGGAATTTTTTGCATTTGAGGCTGCTACGACTGAAAGGTCATGGGGTTAAGGAGCTTCCAATGGAAATAGGAAAGCTATTGTTTTTGCAAGTCCTGGATATTAGTGAAACAAGTATAAAAGAAATACCTTCAAGTATTGTTGCACTTGGTCGTTTGATGTACTTGCATCTTGGCTCGGGTGTGAAGCTCCCGTCCGGGGTTGGTAACTTAACTTCCCTAGAAGTGCTAATGGGACTGACAGTGGGTAAAACACGGGGATCTTCTGACAGCTGTAATCACCATCTTGTGAAAGAGCTGTGCAATTTGACCAAGCTGAGGGTGCTCCATCTTTATTGGGGAGTTTTGGATGAGAGCATAGCTAAAACTTTGGTGGAATCCCTAAGTAATCTCCACAGATTGCAAGTGCTAGAGATTTTTGGTGGCAAAGGCGGACATGTCAATCTCATGCACGATGGTTGGGTGCCGTCTCAACAACTCCGTAGAGTATTCATTATGGATTGCTCGTTCTGGACACTGCCGGCATGGATTAATCCTTCATCGCTTCCTCTGCTCTCGTATCTGGTAATAACTCTGAGTAAAGTGCGACCGGAGGACATCCCGCTTCTTGGGATGTTGCCCGCCCTTCGTCATCTCAGTCTAAGCGTTGATGGATATGGGTCCCGACCTGGGCTGGTGGTAACGGAAATGGAAAAGTCTGTTGTTACTGCTGATGCATTTCCATGTGTTGAAGTGTGCTGCTTCCATGGTATCGTTATTGCGCCATCTAAATTTCCACGAGGAGCCGCACCAAGGCTTAAAGGACTTCACTTCTGGTTCCCAGCTAGGTGGATCGTCCGTGGCGACAATGATTTGAGCATGGGGCACCTCCCGTCCCTCAAGGAAGTCTGGGTTTGCCTTTTGCATAGGCAAGCCAGCGATGAGGTGGTGGAGGAAGCAGATGCGGCTCTAAGGGCCGCAGCGGAAGACCATCCCAACCGTCCCGTCATTAAAATCAACAGAATTTAG